Proteins encoded within one genomic window of Suricata suricatta isolate VVHF042 chromosome 17, meerkat_22Aug2017_6uvM2_HiC, whole genome shotgun sequence:
- the KRT36 gene encoding keratin, type I cuticular Ha6, producing MATQVCPPLFSCGSVKSPCGAAGGISRVSSVRSVASCRVPSLAGAVGSASSVRLGLPSLGSCLPGSYLAAGCYPSGFVGSGGWFCEGAFNGNEKETMQFLNDRLANYLEKVRQLERENAELEGRIREWYESQIPYICPDYQSYFKTIEDLQQKILLTKAENARLVLQIDNAKLAADDFRTKYETELSMRQLVEADTNGLRRILDELTLCKADLEAQVESLKEELLCLKKNHEEEVNALRCQLGDRLNVEVDAAPPVDLNKILDQMRCQYEALVENNHRDVEAWFNAQTEELNQQVVSSSEQLQCCQTEIVELRRTVNALEIELQAQQSMRNSLESTLAETEARYGSQLAQMQCLISNVEAQLAEIRCDLERQNQEYQVLLDVKARLESEIATYRRLLEGEDCKLPAHPCATECKPAVRVPYVSSVPCAPAVPCGTAPQGSTQIRTITEEIRDGKVISSREHVQPCPL from the exons ATGGCCACCCAGGtctgccctcccctcttctcctgtGGGTCTGTCAAGAGCCCGTGTGGCGCAGCAGGCGGCATCTCTCGGGTGTCCTCGGTCCGCTCTGTGGCCTCCTGCAGGGTCCCCAGTCTTGCTGGTGCTGTGGGGTCGGCCTCCTCCGTCAGGCTGGGCCTCCCCAGCCTCGGGAGCTGCTTGCCCGGCTCCTACCTGGCCGCTGGCTGCTATCCCTCTGGCTTTGTTGGGAGCGGGGGCTGGTTCTGCGAGGGTGCCTTCAACGGCAACGAGAAGGAGACCATGCAGTTCCTGAACGACCGCCTGGCCAACTACCTGGAGAAGGTGCGCCAGCTGGAGCGGGAGAACGCGGAGCTGGAGGGCCGCATCCGGGAGTGGTACGAGTCTCAGATCCCGTACATCTGCCCTGACTACCAGTCCTATTTCAAGACGATCGAGGACCTCCAGCAGAAG ATCCTGCTGACCAAGGCCGAGAACGCCAGGCTAGTCCTGCAGATCGACAATGCCAAGCTGGCTGCAGATGACTTCCGGACCAA GTACGAGACGGAGCTGTCCATGCGGCAGCTGGTGGAGGCCGACACCAACGGCCTGCGCAGGATCCTGGACGAGCTGACGCTGTGCAAGGCCGACCTGGAGGCCCAGGTGGAGTCCCTGAAGGAGGAGCTGCTGTGCCTCAAGAAGAACCACGAGGAG gAAGTCAACGCACTCCGTTGCCAGCTCGGGGACCGACTGAACGTGGAGGTGGACGCTGCCCCGCCCGTGGATCTCAACAAGATTCTGGACCAGATGAGGTGCCAGTATGAGGCCCTGGTGGAGAATAACCATCGAGACGTGGAGGCCTGGTTCAATGCCCAG ACCGAGGAGCTGAACCAGCAGGTGGTGTCCAGCTCCGAGCAGCTGCAGTGCTGTCAGACGGAGATCGTCGAGCTGCGACGCACAGTCAACGCCCTGGAGATCGAGCTGCAGGCCCAGCAGAGCATG AGGAACTCTCTGGAATCCACCCTGGCGGAGACCGAGGCGCGCTACGGCTCCCAGCTGGCCCAGATGCAGTGCCTGATCAGCAACGTGGAGGCCCAGCTGGCCGAGATCCGCTGTGACCTAGAGCGGCAGAACCAGGAGTACCAGGTGCTGCTGGACGTCAAGGCCAGGCTGGAGTCGGAGATCGCCACCTACCGCCGCCTGCTGGAGGGCGAGGACTGCAA GCTGCCTGCCCACCCTTGTGCCACGGAATGCAAGCCTGCAGTTAGGGTACCTTACGTCTCGAGCGTGCCCTGTGCCCCGGCCGTGCCCTGCGGCACAGCTCCCCAGGGCAGCACCCAGATCCGCACCATCACCGAGGAGATCAGAGACGGGAAGGTCATCTCCTCCAGGGAGCATGTGCAGCCCTGCCCGCTGTAG
- the LOC115282624 gene encoding keratin, type I cuticular Ha5-like — protein MPPAATAPPLAQRNREQKMSSLRCQLGDRLNVEVDAAPPVDLNRVLDEMRCQYETLVENNRRDAEEWFNTQTEELNQQVVSSSEQLQSCQAEIMELRRTVNALEIELQAQQSMRDALESTLVETEARYGSQLAQMQCLISNVEAQLAEIRADLERQNQEYQVLLDVRARLECEINTYRGLLESEDGK, from the exons TGAGCTCACTTCGCTGCCAGCTTGGGGACCGGCTCAATGTTGAGGTGGATGCTGCCCCGCCTGTTGACCTGAACCGTGTTCTGGACGAGATGAGGTGCCAGTATGAGACCCTGGTGGAGAATAACCGCCGTGATGCTGAAGAATGGTTCAACACTCAG ACCGAGGAGCTGAACCAGCAGGTGGTGTCCAGCTCCGAGCAGCTGCAGTCCTGCCAGGCGGAGATCATGGAGCTGCGACGCACAGTCAACGCCCTGGAGATCGAGCTGCAGGCCCAGCAGAGCATG AGAGATGCTTTGGAATCCACCCTGGTGGAGACCGAGGCGCGCTACGGCTCCCAGCTGGCCCAGATGCAGTGCCTGATCAGCAACGTGGAGGCCCAGCTGGCCGAGATCCGGGCTGACCTGGAGCGGCAGAACCAGGAGTACCAGGTGCTGCTGGACGTGCGGGCCCGGCTGGAGTGTGAGATCAACACGTACCGGGGCCTGCTGGAGAGCGAGGACGGCAAGTGA